The DNA window TATATCTGCTTCCTCATGGTCCAGTGGACTGCTCAACACCTAAAGTTCTTTTGTCTTGTTATTCTTCATATCACCCTCGTCAAATCGACTAACATGCCCCGGAGAAACATGCTCTTGTTCCTCGGACCATGTTTTTGCCCTTGAACATGACGAGCTTGGAGTGATCGTAGTTTCTGTTTGTGAGATAGTCTCCTGTTGATCATATCCATTGCAAACAGCTGCCTCACTCATCTCCCCAATTTTAGAATCCTCACTATCTTGAGAGATCCTAACCCAGTAGCTTGTTGGATCAACTCTCTTAGTGTCAAGTTTGTCTCGGAACGTGTTATAATTGTCAGATAAGTTTCTTGGCTGAATGTTATCACTTTCGTCAAAGTAAAGGACAGTTCTCTTCTCTTTTAGCTTCAACTGCCTGTCTCTGCTACCTCTCGGACTGATAGATTTTCCAGGTGATGGTCGTGTTTTCTCTTTCGTTCTGCTCGGGGACTTCACAGGAAGAAACGCAGATGAAGGGTTGTGACACAAGAGGaggtatggttgcaaatgttgatgtctcaacagCTCAGCAGCCTATAAGTAGaggtaaaaaaatatatcaagatgaatctcaatttaatactccctccgtttcattttgtttttctggTTTTGATTTGGCACGAAGTTTAAGTAAGAAAAGAAgacttgaatcttgtggtcttaaaagaaaggtatgcagaatgtatcaaaatataatttaagtTTGTGATCTTTAAACATGCCACGTAGAAAGTTACAATTAAGGAGTTGttgtaaaaagaaagaaacattcgcttttaaacggactaaaaaggaaaataagactTAACAGATTGAAATGGAAAGAATAACATTTGAACATATGTAGCTCGCACTCACTGTAGGTCGGTGTCCTGGAGTTTTCCTTAGCATGCTTTTTATTATCTGTTTCCTGCAAGAATTAAATCCGCTTTGTCAACTGACTGATTTGTTATACTTGTGGCGTGCTGAGAAGGAAGATGCTTACAAGGTGGAGGAGTATATAATCGGAAGTGGTGAGAACAAACCCCGGTTTATTTTG is part of the Capsicum annuum cultivar UCD-10X-F1 unplaced genomic scaffold, UCD10Xv1.1 ctg45100, whole genome shotgun sequence genome and encodes:
- the LOC124892236 gene encoding serine/threonine-protein kinase Nek7-like gives rise to the protein VILIAKLSHPYLLEYKDAWVDKVSGTPNDMCPELLDGIPYGYKSDIWSLGYCMFDIAAHRPPFKASDKTGLINKINRGLFSPLPIIYSSTLKQIIKSMLRKTPGHRPTAAELLRHQHLQPYLLLCHNPSSAFLPVKSPSRTKEKTRPSPGKSISPRGSRDRQLKLKEKRTVLYFDESDNIQPRNLSDNYNTFRDKLDTKRVDPTSYWVRISQDSEDSKIGEMSEAAVCNGYDQQETISQTETTITPSSSCSRAKTWSEEQEHVSPGHVSRFDEGDMKNNKTKEL